A genome region from Schlesneria paludicola DSM 18645 includes the following:
- a CDS encoding BMC domain-containing protein, with product MNEAIGMIETKGLVAQIEAADAMLKSANVTLVKQINIGGAFVTTVIRGDVGSVRAAVDAGSAAASKIGELVSAHIIARPEKSLLDAFI from the coding sequence ATGAATGAAGCTATTGGAATGATCGAGACAAAGGGCTTGGTCGCTCAAATTGAAGCGGCCGATGCCATGCTGAAGTCTGCGAACGTCACGCTCGTCAAGCAGATTAACATTGGCGGAGCGTTCGTGACGACCGTCATCCGTGGCGACGTCGGCTCGGTTCGCGCCGCTGTCGATGCCGGTTCGGCCGCCGCCTCGAAAATCGGTGAGCTTGTCAGCGCTCACATTATCGCTCGTCCTGAGAAGAGCCTGCTGGACGCGTTCATTTAA
- a CDS encoding RpiB/LacA/LacB family sugar-phosphate isomerase, which produces MTVNQALIDEIVTNVLTQLQRGSVRRAPVESKPVVAPSSSSNSVAPVSSVSTGLSSPVPVRMPSASVLASTTGIPAVDAKPAAVEVLATIITADVLEKSVRSGQTLRVGRRSILTPSARDWLNSRRIVWSRQDRSAEAGASGAGRVKWHVILQTVTPTVKALQDGIRRLAEGWKIELVGQPLEAATMATSLVSTAECDGVVIFTEQAELIACKANRHDRVRAAVIDNAKQWEHVVRTLSANVVCISPIGKSFIELRNLLRDCGGTKPRSPADM; this is translated from the coding sequence GTGACAGTGAATCAGGCCTTAATCGACGAAATCGTGACGAACGTGCTGACGCAGCTTCAGCGCGGTTCCGTTCGTCGTGCGCCCGTCGAATCCAAGCCCGTCGTCGCTCCCTCCTCCTCATCCAATTCCGTCGCCCCTGTTTCGAGCGTTTCAACAGGCCTCTCGTCGCCAGTGCCTGTGCGAATGCCCTCCGCAAGTGTGCTCGCATCGACAACTGGCATTCCGGCCGTCGATGCGAAACCAGCGGCGGTTGAAGTGCTGGCTACAATCATTACCGCAGATGTCCTGGAAAAATCCGTTCGCTCTGGACAGACTCTTCGTGTGGGACGCCGTTCCATCCTGACGCCTTCCGCTCGCGATTGGCTGAACTCGCGACGAATCGTCTGGTCGCGTCAGGATCGCAGTGCGGAAGCGGGAGCATCGGGTGCTGGACGAGTCAAGTGGCATGTCATCCTGCAGACGGTGACACCGACGGTCAAAGCATTGCAAGACGGAATTCGCCGTTTGGCCGAAGGCTGGAAAATCGAGCTGGTCGGTCAGCCGCTGGAAGCAGCCACCATGGCGACAAGTCTGGTGAGTACTGCGGAATGCGACGGCGTCGTCATTTTCACGGAACAGGCGGAGCTGATCGCCTGTAAGGCGAATCGGCACGACCGTGTTCGCGCGGCCGTGATCGACAATGCGAAGCAATGGGAACATGTGGTTCGAACACTGAGCGCGAACGTCGTCTGCATCAGTCCCATCGGAAAGAGCTTTATCGAACTGAGAAACCTGCTGCGAGACTGTGGCGGCACCAAGCCGCGTTCGCCTGCGGACATGTGA
- the purN gene encoding phosphoribosylglycinamide formyltransferase, translating to MARFRPLSAPLERPIRLAVLISGGGTTLMNLMAKIRQGELSAEIRVVLASRAECAGVKRAQELGLPCHVIARKTFESVADFSHAIFSQCRANEVDLVVCGGFLSLMTVPDDFLGRVINTHPALIPVFCGKGFYGHHVHEAVIARGVRISGCTIHFADNEYDHGPIIEQRAVPVLDSDTPDDLAARVFASECEALPEAIRRFASGQLEIDGSRVRTIQ from the coding sequence GTGGCACGATTTCGCCCGTTGTCTGCTCCGTTGGAACGCCCAATTCGACTGGCTGTTTTGATCTCTGGTGGCGGCACCACGCTGATGAACTTGATGGCGAAGATTCGCCAAGGAGAACTCTCGGCCGAGATACGTGTCGTTCTGGCCAGCCGGGCAGAATGTGCTGGCGTAAAACGCGCCCAAGAACTGGGGCTACCCTGCCACGTCATTGCCCGAAAGACATTCGAATCAGTTGCAGACTTCAGCCACGCGATCTTTTCACAATGCCGCGCAAACGAAGTCGATTTGGTGGTTTGTGGTGGCTTCCTGTCTCTGATGACGGTGCCAGACGATTTTCTGGGCCGGGTCATCAATACGCATCCGGCACTTATTCCTGTTTTCTGCGGCAAAGGCTTTTATGGACATCATGTCCATGAAGCGGTGATCGCGCGGGGCGTGCGAATCAGTGGCTGCACGATTCACTTCGCCGATAACGAATACGATCACGGACCGATCATCGAACAGCGGGCTGTCCCCGTGCTGGATAGCGACACCCCCGACGACCTTGCCGCTCGCGTCTTTGCTTCGGAATGCGAAGCCTTGCCCGAAGCCATTCGCCGCTTCGCCTCCGGCCAACTCGAGATTGACGGCTCACGCGTCCGCACGATCCAGTAA
- a CDS encoding acetate/propionate family kinase, with product MKVLVANLGSTSFKYRLYDLPSETQLARGGIDRIGMAASACFVEINGQKQESTLPVADHAAAVGMCLEQLTHPQHGCLKSVEEVAAIGFKAVFAGNMSGVRVVTDELLKKMEDLSDIAPAHNPMYAKAMRQLRSAFPKLPLVAALETGFHETIPPENRLYAIPYEWSEEFEIKRWGYHGASHRYLNTRMVQLLGRGDLKVITCHLGGSNSLCAARDGKSQATSMGMSPQTGLLHNNRVGDFDPYALPILLRKTGRTLEQLLEDLSSKGGLLGLSGVSQDARDVEEAAAKGNARAQLALDVFVASIRQYLGAYLTVLGGADAIVFSAGIGENSSLIRAAVCKNMEWAGIELDLAKNSSLPRGSESRISTDSSRVQVWVVPTNEELVVARQTVEAIGKK from the coding sequence ATGAAAGTACTCGTCGCCAACCTGGGCTCAACGAGTTTCAAATATCGCCTGTATGACCTGCCGAGCGAAACGCAATTGGCGCGCGGCGGGATCGATCGCATTGGTATGGCGGCCAGTGCCTGTTTTGTGGAAATCAACGGCCAGAAGCAGGAATCGACCTTACCAGTCGCCGACCATGCTGCCGCGGTGGGAATGTGTCTGGAACAACTGACACATCCTCAGCACGGTTGCCTGAAATCGGTCGAAGAAGTCGCAGCAATCGGCTTCAAGGCCGTATTCGCGGGAAATATGAGTGGCGTTCGCGTCGTCACTGATGAACTGCTCAAAAAGATGGAGGACTTGTCCGACATCGCCCCCGCGCATAATCCCATGTATGCCAAAGCGATGCGACAGTTGCGATCCGCGTTTCCCAAGCTGCCATTGGTGGCGGCGCTGGAAACTGGATTTCACGAGACAATTCCGCCCGAAAACCGCTTGTACGCAATTCCGTACGAGTGGTCTGAAGAGTTCGAAATTAAGCGCTGGGGCTATCATGGTGCGAGCCATCGCTACCTGAACACCCGCATGGTGCAACTGCTCGGACGCGGTGACCTGAAGGTGATTACCTGCCATTTGGGTGGAAGCAATTCACTGTGTGCCGCTCGCGATGGAAAGTCACAAGCCACCAGCATGGGAATGAGTCCGCAAACGGGTCTGCTTCACAACAACCGAGTGGGCGACTTTGATCCGTACGCTTTGCCGATTCTGCTGCGGAAGACCGGGCGTACGCTGGAGCAATTGCTGGAAGACTTGTCCAGCAAAGGCGGCCTGCTGGGCCTCAGTGGTGTCAGCCAGGACGCTCGCGACGTCGAAGAGGCCGCGGCGAAAGGAAACGCACGAGCTCAGCTTGCGCTGGACGTGTTTGTCGCTTCAATCCGACAGTATCTGGGTGCATACCTGACCGTGCTGGGCGGAGCTGATGCGATCGTGTTCAGTGCAGGGATTGGTGAGAACTCGTCCCTGATCCGTGCCGCAGTCTGTAAGAACATGGAATGGGCTGGAATCGAACTCGATCTCGCCAAGAATTCTTCGCTGCCTCGAGGCAGCGAAAGCCGAATTTCGACCGACTCCAGTCGCGTTCAAGTCTGGGTTGTTCCGACGAATGAAGAACTCGTTGTGGCACGCCAGACCGTGGAAGCGATCGGAAAGAAATAG
- a CDS encoding EutN/CcmL family microcompartment protein — translation MQLAKVIGRATSTVKHPTLKGWRMLLVQPLGPNGVPDGAPQLVIDNQGGGRGDTVIISSDGKTAKEMVGADTTPARWHVLGLVD, via the coding sequence ATGCAACTGGCAAAAGTGATTGGACGAGCGACCTCAACGGTGAAACATCCGACGCTGAAAGGCTGGCGGATGCTGCTCGTACAACCACTGGGACCGAACGGTGTCCCGGACGGTGCGCCACAACTGGTAATTGATAACCAGGGCGGCGGAAGAGGCGACACAGTGATCATCTCATCGGATGGCAAGACGGCGAAGGAAATGGTGGGGGCGGATACCACGCCAGCACGTTGGCACGTGTTGGGACTGGTCGATTGA
- a CDS encoding DeoR/GlpR family DNA-binding transcription regulator translates to MILDQRRDEILQIIEEKGFVSLHELVEKLGASESTVRRDLEYLDGIGQIRRTRGGAAYTGESLTPFEERGSREVTEKAKIGRAVADLIEPGETILLDGGTTTLEVAKSLVGKRLQVVTNSLPIANLLSQQANIELILIGGYLYPRTGVALGPLAEANLAELNVPRVIMSAGGITEKGLFNSNSLLVECERRMIKAAKEVWVVADSSKFGRSALTFLCDLSSVTRLIVDSGLSNAWRDVVEQAGVKLTVIDV, encoded by the coding sequence ATGATCCTCGATCAACGACGCGACGAAATCCTTCAAATCATTGAAGAAAAAGGATTTGTGTCATTGCACGAGCTCGTAGAGAAGCTGGGAGCCAGTGAATCAACGGTTCGACGCGATTTGGAATATCTTGACGGAATCGGTCAGATTCGACGGACACGAGGTGGTGCCGCTTATACCGGTGAGTCGCTGACGCCGTTCGAAGAACGAGGAAGTCGAGAAGTTACAGAGAAGGCGAAGATTGGGAGGGCGGTTGCGGATCTGATTGAGCCAGGTGAGACGATTCTGTTGGACGGGGGGACAACGACCCTGGAAGTGGCCAAGTCTCTTGTCGGCAAGCGGCTGCAAGTTGTGACGAACTCCTTGCCGATTGCCAACCTGCTATCTCAACAGGCAAACATCGAACTGATTCTGATCGGTGGTTATCTCTATCCCCGGACAGGAGTGGCACTGGGGCCGCTCGCAGAAGCGAACCTTGCGGAATTGAATGTTCCACGGGTGATCATGAGTGCCGGGGGGATTACCGAGAAGGGGTTGTTCAACAGCAACTCACTACTGGTCGAATGTGAACGGCGGATGATCAAAGCGGCCAAAGAAGTTTGGGTTGTGGCGGATAGCAGTAAATTCGGTCGTTCGGCACTCACCTTTTTGTGTGATTTGTCGAGCGTCACACGGCTGATTGTCGATTCTGGACTGAGTAACGCTTGGCGAGACGTTGTCGAACAGGCAGGCGTCAAACTAACAGTGATTGATGTGTAG
- a CDS encoding BMC domain-containing protein produces the protein MAKAMEALGMLECKGLVCLIEGVDAMLKSANVQMVGWEKVGSGLVTAFVVGDVAAVKAAIDAGASAASKIGEVVSVQVIPRPHEELSAILPKPKAGAESSVN, from the coding sequence ATGGCGAAGGCGATGGAAGCTCTCGGAATGCTGGAATGTAAAGGTTTGGTTTGCTTGATCGAAGGCGTCGATGCGATGCTGAAATCGGCAAACGTGCAAATGGTCGGCTGGGAAAAGGTCGGCAGCGGTCTGGTGACCGCGTTCGTCGTCGGTGACGTCGCCGCCGTTAAGGCTGCGATCGACGCCGGTGCCAGCGCCGCCAGCAAGATCGGTGAAGTTGTCAGCGTTCAGGTCATTCCTCGTCCACACGAAGAATTGAGCGCGATCCTGCCGAAGCCCAAGGCCGGTGCGGAAAGCAGCGTGAACTGA
- a CDS encoding EutN/CcmL family microcompartment protein translates to MRIGEVIGKVTLSKCDPMVSGGTWLVVVPLSVAGLKGDPAGREEPIVVYDELGASPGAKIGFSEGGEAANPFAPNYKPLDAYNACILDTIEVD, encoded by the coding sequence ATGCGAATCGGCGAAGTGATCGGCAAGGTGACGTTATCCAAGTGCGACCCGATGGTTTCGGGTGGGACGTGGCTGGTCGTTGTGCCGCTGAGCGTCGCCGGATTGAAAGGGGATCCCGCGGGACGCGAAGAACCGATTGTCGTTTATGACGAACTAGGCGCGTCCCCTGGTGCGAAGATTGGATTCAGTGAGGGTGGTGAAGCAGCGAATCCATTCGCTCCGAATTACAAACCGCTCGATGCCTACAACGCCTGTATTTTAGACACGATTGAAGTCGATTGA
- a CDS encoding malate dehydrogenase, translating to MKVSIIGGGGLVGSCAGFALQAGKIVRHIHLVDVNQDACEGQALDLLHGASILADQKITSGDMKSCSDSDCVVITAGLRRKPDESRLDLINRNVVLFRGILTELKSSGLKKDAIVFVVSNPVDVLTYLAIKELGLPASQVIGLGTVLDTTRLRSMLAQRLDVPPTQVDVTIYGEHGDSMVPIWSAAQIAGLPLDKYPGVNSQLIAEVEKKTRGSGAEVIKKKGGAGFAVGVSIADVVHAIALDQRRILPVSSLQSGAFGLRDVAISVPTVVGRKGVLGVIEVDLWPKEKMALQKSGSVLRETIEKVL from the coding sequence ATGAAAGTCAGTATTATCGGCGGTGGCGGTCTGGTGGGTTCATGCGCGGGATTCGCCTTGCAAGCCGGCAAAATTGTGCGGCACATTCATCTAGTCGACGTGAATCAAGATGCGTGCGAAGGTCAGGCACTCGACCTGCTGCATGGCGCCAGCATTCTCGCCGATCAAAAGATTACGTCCGGCGACATGAAATCGTGCTCGGACAGTGACTGCGTCGTGATCACCGCCGGTCTGCGCCGCAAGCCAGACGAAAGTCGCCTGGATCTGATTAACCGGAACGTGGTCCTATTTCGTGGAATTCTGACCGAACTGAAGTCCAGCGGCCTGAAGAAAGACGCCATCGTCTTTGTCGTTTCGAATCCGGTCGATGTTTTGACCTACTTGGCGATTAAAGAACTGGGCTTGCCGGCGTCGCAAGTCATCGGCCTGGGCACGGTACTCGACACAACTCGTCTACGCAGCATGCTGGCACAACGACTGGATGTTCCACCGACCCAAGTCGACGTCACGATTTACGGCGAGCATGGCGATAGCATGGTTCCAATCTGGTCGGCCGCACAAATTGCGGGCCTGCCCCTGGACAAGTATCCCGGCGTGAATTCGCAGTTGATCGCTGAAGTAGAAAAGAAGACGCGCGGCAGCGGTGCGGAAGTGATCAAGAAGAAAGGCGGAGCTGGATTTGCTGTTGGTGTCTCGATTGCGGACGTCGTCCATGCCATCGCGCTCGACCAACGACGGATCCTTCCTGTATCATCCCTGCAGTCGGGAGCGTTTGGCCTGCGGGACGTGGCCATCTCGGTCCCGACAGTCGTTGGTCGGAAAGGAGTCTTGGGCGTGATCGAAGTCGATCTTTGGCCCAAGGAAAAGATGGCTCTCCAGAAATCCGGCAGCGTCTTGCGAGAAACCATCGAAAAAGTCCTGTAA
- a CDS encoding class II aldolase/adducin family protein, giving the protein MASQWNSGINDRKLKEEICEIGRRVYNKGFAAANDGNISIRVGENEVLCSPTMICKGFMTPDDICAVDMEGVQIAGKRKRTSEVLLHLAIMKHRPDVKAVVHCHPPHATAFAVAREPIPQCILPEIEVFMGEVPIAPYETPGGHAFANTVVPFLANGTNTIILTNHGTVTFGKTIEEAYWKTEILDAYCRILLLSKQLGKVTYLNERESVELLDLKKKLGFDDPRFHVEDCDLCGNSAFRDGYKENKLEPVAFEPPPQYAGYLERQKKPAAAAPATPKPAAPADVDMDTLVKLITEQVIAAMAK; this is encoded by the coding sequence ATGGCCAGCCAGTGGAATTCCGGAATCAACGACCGGAAGCTCAAAGAAGAAATCTGTGAAATCGGCCGCCGCGTTTACAACAAAGGTTTCGCCGCGGCGAACGACGGAAATATTTCGATCCGCGTGGGCGAGAACGAAGTTCTCTGTTCTCCGACGATGATTTGTAAGGGCTTCATGACGCCCGATGACATCTGTGCGGTCGACATGGAAGGCGTACAGATCGCCGGCAAGCGGAAGCGCACCAGCGAAGTTCTGTTGCATCTGGCAATCATGAAACATCGTCCCGATGTGAAGGCCGTGGTCCACTGCCACCCACCACATGCCACCGCCTTCGCCGTGGCTCGTGAGCCGATTCCTCAGTGCATCCTGCCTGAAATCGAAGTGTTCATGGGTGAAGTGCCGATTGCTCCCTACGAAACGCCGGGCGGACACGCCTTCGCCAATACGGTGGTTCCGTTCCTGGCTAACGGAACGAACACGATCATCCTGACGAACCACGGGACCGTGACATTCGGCAAGACCATTGAAGAAGCGTACTGGAAGACAGAAATTCTGGACGCGTACTGCCGAATCCTCCTGCTGTCGAAACAGCTTGGAAAGGTCACGTATCTGAATGAACGTGAATCGGTAGAGCTGCTCGACCTGAAGAAGAAGCTCGGGTTTGATGATCCACGATTCCACGTCGAAGATTGTGACCTGTGCGGCAACAGCGCGTTCCGCGACGGCTACAAAGAAAACAAGCTCGAGCCCGTCGCGTTCGAGCCACCACCCCAGTACGCCGGCTATCTCGAACGACAGAAGAAGCCCGCCGCGGCTGCTCCGGCAACGCCCAAGCCAGCTGCTCCTGCGGACGTGGACATGGACACGTTGGTAAAACTGATTACCGAACAAGTCATCGCAGCCATGGCGAAGTAA
- a CDS encoding EutN/CcmL family microcompartment protein, with translation MFLARVTGSVISTQKVDAMIGQKLLVVEPLRVNEKDQSGLVSTGRTFICVDTVGAGEGEVVLIVQGSSARFTPQTKPLPIDCAIIGLVDSVHLGAKSIFDAKTEET, from the coding sequence ATGTTTCTCGCACGTGTGACAGGCAGTGTGATCTCGACGCAGAAGGTCGACGCGATGATCGGCCAGAAGCTGCTTGTCGTTGAACCGTTGCGCGTGAATGAGAAAGACCAATCCGGACTCGTTTCGACAGGTCGCACCTTTATATGTGTCGACACAGTCGGAGCAGGGGAAGGTGAAGTCGTCCTGATCGTTCAGGGTTCCAGCGCCCGCTTCACGCCGCAGACGAAACCGCTACCGATCGACTGTGCCATCATCGGTCTGGTGGATTCGGTTCATCTCGGGGCGAAGTCGATCTTCGATGCGAAAACAGAAGAAACATAG
- a CDS encoding App1 family protein, with translation MALFRSFRRYRKAIGRDEQIVIYPSFASRTADDRGWSLVVQGCVFDPRIPWLRRTPVMGLIKRAMRIDRAADEYFRQRMRQFLMSGLKGRAVAVRVADREFQVAESDYMGLFRGTIELSDSIASEYAMPLENGGRWIDCHAVLGASDTREFRGPIQLVEPTGVSIISDVDDTIKHSNVGNRRDLFRNTFTRTFVPVLGMPELYRDCAVAGTAFHFVSGSPWQLYEPIHDFCRAEGYPFGSFHLKRFRFREAARKLRMSPQKAHKRAAIEPILAAFPNRRFVLIGDSGEQDPEIYGHLTREFPGQVIGIFIRAIRGETRNSERILKAFDGIPPERWTLYTDPTDIRSQVASLVARDAAQA, from the coding sequence GTGGCCTTGTTTCGCAGCTTCCGCCGTTATCGCAAGGCCATCGGGCGCGACGAACAGATCGTGATCTATCCGTCGTTCGCATCGCGGACGGCGGATGACCGCGGTTGGTCACTGGTCGTTCAAGGCTGCGTGTTTGATCCGCGTATTCCCTGGCTGCGCCGAACGCCCGTCATGGGACTGATCAAGCGGGCGATGCGCATCGATCGCGCCGCCGATGAGTATTTCCGTCAGCGGATGCGACAGTTTCTGATGTCGGGCCTGAAAGGCCGCGCCGTTGCAGTACGCGTTGCCGACCGCGAGTTTCAGGTTGCAGAATCGGACTACATGGGGCTGTTTCGCGGCACCATCGAATTGTCCGACAGCATCGCGAGCGAGTATGCCATGCCACTCGAAAACGGGGGGCGGTGGATCGACTGCCATGCGGTGCTTGGTGCGAGCGACACGCGCGAGTTCCGTGGTCCAATCCAGTTGGTAGAACCGACGGGCGTGTCGATCATTTCCGATGTCGACGACACGATCAAACACAGCAATGTCGGTAACCGGCGCGACCTGTTTCGAAACACGTTCACACGCACGTTCGTTCCGGTCCTCGGTATGCCGGAACTGTATCGCGACTGTGCGGTCGCGGGAACGGCATTTCACTTTGTCTCGGGCAGTCCTTGGCAGCTCTACGAGCCGATTCATGATTTCTGTCGAGCCGAAGGATATCCGTTCGGTTCCTTTCATCTGAAGCGTTTTCGGTTCCGCGAGGCTGCTCGCAAGTTGCGCATGTCGCCACAAAAGGCGCACAAGCGAGCCGCGATTGAACCGATCCTCGCCGCCTTCCCCAATCGGCGGTTCGTCTTAATCGGCGATTCGGGCGAGCAAGACCCCGAGATCTACGGTCATCTGACGCGCGAGTTTCCCGGTCAGGTCATCGGGATTTTCATTCGCGCCATCCGTGGTGAAACACGCAATTCCGAACGGATTTTAAAAGCGTTCGACGGAATTCCTCCCGAACGTTGGACGCTCTACACGGACCCGACGGACATTCGTTCCCAAGTCGCCTCCCTCGTTGCCCGCGACGCCGCCCAAGCGTAG
- the pduL gene encoding phosphate propanoyltransferase, which produces MATELNRSEIEQIVRSVLEKQLGHPAAAPAAQATRNPLLVNISARHVHLSQEHVEVLFGPGAKLEPMKMLYQDGYFAAKQTVMVVGPRKRMLPDVRVLGPCRPSQVELAFTDSISLGIDAPVRISGDHRDTPGCVLVGPVGVVELKAGVIRAMRHVHMSPADMEYYGVSNGDRMHLRIVSPGCTTTLEDLAVRGDPTVKLEVHLDTDEGNAVNLTAATSVELIKPHDCACKAH; this is translated from the coding sequence ATGGCGACGGAGTTGAATCGTAGTGAGATCGAGCAAATTGTTCGATCCGTTCTCGAAAAGCAACTGGGACACCCGGCCGCCGCACCTGCGGCGCAGGCCACCCGGAATCCTCTGCTCGTCAATATTTCGGCCCGCCATGTCCACCTCTCACAAGAACATGTCGAAGTCCTGTTTGGCCCCGGCGCCAAGCTGGAACCGATGAAAATGCTCTATCAGGACGGCTACTTTGCCGCCAAACAGACGGTCATGGTGGTCGGCCCGCGTAAGCGAATGCTGCCCGACGTCCGTGTGCTTGGCCCATGCCGTCCGTCTCAGGTTGAACTCGCGTTTACCGATTCAATTTCGCTCGGCATCGACGCACCTGTTCGAATCAGCGGCGATCACCGCGACACCCCCGGCTGCGTGCTGGTAGGGCCGGTCGGCGTCGTCGAGTTGAAGGCTGGCGTCATTCGCGCCATGCGGCACGTTCACATGAGCCCGGCCGACATGGAATATTACGGCGTCTCGAACGGCGATCGGATGCACCTTCGCATTGTGTCACCCGGATGCACGACGACGTTGGAAGACCTGGCCGTGCGTGGCGACCCAACAGTGAAACTGGAAGTCCACCTGGACACGGATGAGGGCAACGCGGTCAACCTGACGGCAGCCACCTCTGTCGAACTGATCAAGCCGCACGACTGTGCGTGCAAGGCTCATTAG
- a CDS encoding aldehyde dehydrogenase family protein, with protein MQANADTIRTVVQEVLAQLGKAPKSSTPARDGDFGVFQSVDQAVAAANEAFKKLSESPLAARATVIECVRRICDEQAEELGTLEFQETKIGRLDHKIEKLKIIKLVPGVEFMRTDAVSGDHGLTVTEYAPFGVIGAITPVTHSLPTLAGNVVNMIAGGNTMVVNPHPNGARIACEGVRRFNRAIYKATGLENLVTIIEKPTLDTAAAIFAHRGVKLLCVTGGPAVARAAMESRKKAIVAGPGNPPVVVDETACLDNTASSIVKGGAYDNNLLCIGEKEVFAVEEIFDPLLDTMSRHGGFQLNSSQIDALSKLAFTPPTKPGDHYHLNRDLVGLDASKLAELIGVRVPAGTQLLFGETDTSNPFVPEEQMMPFVPFVRCRNFSHGVELALEFEHGFRHTSLIHSRNVRHMTRMGREMDTTLFVKNGPSMAGLGLGGQGYLSFSIATPTGEGVTNPMTFTRQRRCVLVDDLRVI; from the coding sequence ATGCAAGCGAATGCAGATACGATTCGAACCGTTGTGCAGGAAGTGCTCGCTCAATTGGGAAAAGCCCCTAAGTCATCGACGCCCGCTCGCGACGGTGATTTCGGCGTCTTCCAGTCGGTCGATCAGGCGGTAGCCGCTGCGAACGAAGCCTTCAAAAAGCTGAGCGAATCGCCCTTGGCAGCACGAGCGACTGTGATTGAATGCGTTCGCCGGATCTGCGATGAACAAGCCGAGGAACTCGGCACGCTCGAGTTCCAAGAAACCAAAATTGGCCGACTCGATCACAAGATCGAGAAGCTGAAGATCATCAAGCTGGTTCCCGGTGTGGAATTCATGCGAACGGACGCGGTCAGCGGTGATCACGGCCTGACCGTCACGGAATACGCTCCTTTCGGCGTGATCGGGGCGATCACCCCCGTGACGCACTCGCTGCCGACTCTGGCAGGTAACGTCGTGAACATGATCGCCGGTGGTAACACCATGGTCGTGAACCCGCATCCGAATGGTGCTCGCATCGCGTGTGAAGGCGTCCGTCGATTCAATCGCGCCATCTACAAGGCAACGGGGCTCGAAAATCTCGTCACAATCATCGAGAAGCCGACGCTCGATACGGCAGCAGCCATCTTCGCTCACCGCGGCGTCAAGTTGCTCTGTGTGACGGGCGGTCCGGCAGTGGCTCGGGCTGCAATGGAAAGCCGCAAGAAGGCCATTGTCGCTGGCCCTGGAAATCCGCCGGTCGTCGTCGACGAAACCGCCTGCCTCGACAACACCGCATCGTCGATCGTTAAAGGTGGGGCCTACGACAACAACCTGCTGTGCATCGGTGAAAAGGAGGTGTTTGCCGTCGAAGAAATCTTCGATCCGCTCCTCGACACAATGAGCCGTCACGGTGGCTTCCAATTGAACTCATCGCAGATTGATGCTCTGTCGAAGCTGGCGTTCACACCTCCGACCAAGCCGGGCGATCACTATCACCTGAATCGCGATCTGGTCGGTCTTGACGCTTCGAAGCTGGCCGAATTGATTGGCGTCCGAGTTCCTGCCGGAACGCAGCTGTTGTTCGGTGAGACGGATACCTCGAACCCATTCGTTCCCGAAGAACAGATGATGCCTTTTGTTCCATTCGTGCGCTGCCGCAACTTCTCGCACGGCGTGGAACTGGCACTCGAGTTTGAGCATGGCTTCCGCCACACCAGCCTGATCCACTCACGAAACGTTCGTCACATGACGCGAATGGGTCGAGAAATGGACACGACACTGTTCGTCAAGAACGGCCCTTCGATGGCGGGACTGGGACTCGGCGGACAAGGCTATCTCAGCTTCAGCATTGCGACCCCGACGGGTGAAGGCGTGACGAACCCAATGACGTTCACCCGTCAACGCCGCTGCGTGCTGGTTGACGATCTGCGTGTGATCTGA